One Nodosilinea sp. PGN35 genomic window, CGCACCATAATCAGAGCATAACCTGGTCAAGGAAAATGAGGCTGGCAACAGCGGCAAGTAATGGGATGACATACGGGGTCAGCCTCGGCCCTAACCTCGGCCCAGCGCCGCCTGTGAGCCTTGCTGGGGGAGAGCACCAGAGACAATCCATCGAGGTTCCCCACCTCATTCCTCTTCGTCGTAGGCGACTTCGAAGCGAGCCCCATCCCCTGGCTCGGGAGCGGGTTCACTCAGGCACACCCGGTTGCCCCCCTGGCCCTTGGCCCGGTAGAGGGCCCGATCGGCCTCGGCCAGCAGCATGTCTATGGTTCTGGGCGACCCGGGAATTTGGCTGGCAACTCCCAGGCTGAGGCTGACTCGCTCGCACTCAACCCTCGGCACCACCAGCCGCAGATGGGCGATCGCCCCCAGCACCTGATCGGCCACCCGCGCCGCGCCCTGGAGCGTAGTCTGGGGCAGCAAAATAGCAAATTCTTCGCCGCCGTAGCGGGCGACTAGATCGGCGGGGCGCTTGACCACCGAGGCGATCGCCGCCGCCACCTGACGCAGGCATTCATCCCCCACTCCGTGGCCGCAGAGATCGTTAAACCGCTTAAAGTGGTCAATGTCGCCCATGATCAACGACAGGGGCTCCCGGGTGCGGGTCAGCCGCTGCCACTCCATCTCCAGGTACTGGTTAAAGGCGCGGCGGTTGGCAATTTGAGTCAGGCCGTCCTGGGTAGTCAGAATCTGAAGTTCGTTGATGGTGGTCTGCATCTGGGTGACCACCTGGTGGTATTCAGTGATATTTTTAAGCCGAGCCACCAGGCCATCCCCCAGGCGGATGGCCATCAGCTCAAACCACAGGGGAATTTCGCCATCGGGCTCGCAGAGCAGCTCGTATTGGAGAGTTTCATGCTGCTCAACCACCTGGATAAACAGGTTCAGCACATCGTCGTTGGGGCAGCGGGTGAGAATTTCAGACAGGGTGGCCCCGGCCAGCTCGGCGGGCGATCGCCCCAGCCAGTCGGCCAGCGCAGCGTTGCCCAACAGCCACTGAAAATCTTCGATTTCTCCCTGCTGGTTGCGCAGGGCTCGAAAGGCCGCGACACCGTCGGCCAGAGAATTTAGCACCTGGCTGAGCATCTGATACGACTGCTCTAGCCGGGTAAGCGACTGCTGCTGCTCGGCATTTTCCTGGCGGAGGCGATCGTTTTCCACCTGAAGCTGCTGCTGCTGCTGGCGGGCCTGAAACTGGTAGCGCACTCGAGCTAAGACTTCATCGATCTGGTAGGGTTTGGCAATATAGTCAACCCCGCCCAGCCCAAAGGCTCTGACCTTATCCTCAACCCCATCTAAAACACTGAGGAAAATAACCGGAATTTCGCGGGTTCTGGCGTCGGCCTTGAGCCGGGTGCAAAACTCGTAGCCGTTCATCTGGGGCATGCGAATATCGAGCAAAACCAGATCGGGCAGTGCCGCCTGCACCCGCGTCAGGGCCAGGGCGGCACTCTTGGCGCAGCGCACCTGGTAGCCCTCTGAAGACAGCGCTACCAGCAGCAGCCGTAGATTGCTCGGTGTGTCATCTACTACTAAGATTTCTTTTGCCCCCGTAGCCCTGGGGCTCGTAGGTGCTTGGTCGTGCGACATACATCAGGAACCAGCTAAGTGATCGGTATTTTCACAGTAGCTTTTGCTACTCTAGGTCAACAGCGTATTATCAGGGAACCTAAACTCAGGCTCCGTCGTCGCGCCCGTCGCCCTTGGGGTCTGTCGGGAGCTGAGGTTGCCAGGGAGGTGCTGTAGCCATGGACGTGGGTTAGATAGACGGTAAGCCCCAATATCCCACCGATGGGAGACTAAAAGAACCACTAGGAATGGCCTGCCAGGGCAGGCGTTCGCCGCCCCACCTGAGGTCGAGCGTTCGGGGCGCTGGGAAGCGATGGAGGCTCCTGCAACGTCCCCGCTGTCCCCGGAGATGTCACATTTGGCCCCTACACTGAGCGCTAGGTCGGTGCATTGAGATTCCTGCAATTGTTGCCCCTAGTTCAATTTTTGTCGTCATGGCGATCCCCTTAGTTGTAAATGAAAGCCTGATTCGCCCGTTCAAGTATTGGCACAACGGTGTCCAAGAAGGAGGAATCTACAACAATGAACTCTATACCCGCTTTCGCTCATTTTCCCTGGCCGATCGACTAAAAGCCTACGAAATGGCCTTTGAACAGGCCAAGCAGGGCGTAGCGGTGTGTATTTCGGCCTCTGCCCAGGACTACACCGTTTGGCTGCGCCTGCGCCCGCTGACTAGCGCTGCCCAACCGGCGGCCAGGAGGCAGGGCTAGAGGTCAGGCCAAAGTACCGTCCCGCAGGCCGACCCAGAAGAGTTGGCTCGGGAGTTTGCCCTATCCGCCAGCGCCGCCCGCCCACCCTCGGCTCTAGGGTCTATGATCGAGGGGTTCAAGACCAAGCTCCCCATGACCTTATTTACCCTGCGCTCGGCCACCAAAGACTTTGGCATTAAGGAGATTCTCCGCGACGCCAGCTTTAGCCTGGATGAGGGCGACAAGGTGGGCCTGATTGGCACCAACGGCTCGGGCAAATCGACCCTGCTGAAGATGATCGCGGGGCTAGAGCCCTTTGACGGCGGCGAGTTTTGGGTCAACCCGGGGGCCAAAATCGTCTACCTGCCCCAGCAGCCCGACTTTGAGGCCGATCGCACCGTGCTCGAGCAGGTGTTTGCCGACGCGGGCGAGCAGATGGCGCTAATTCGCGAGTACGAAGACATCTCCCACCACCTGGCCCAGGGCACAGGCAACGCCGACGCGCTGATGGCCCGGCTTTCGACGGTGAGCGAAAAAATTGCCGCCGCCGACGCCTGGGATCTGGAGACCAACGCCAAGGTGATTCTCAGCCGGTTGGGCATCGACGACTTTGACGCCAGGGTGGGCGATCTGTCGGGGGGGTATAGAAAGCGGGTGGCGATCGCCGCCGCCCTGCTCGCCGACCCCGACGCCCTACTGATGGATGAGCCCACCAACCACCTCGACGCCGAGTCGGTGGAGTGGCTGCAAAGCTACCTCAGCGGCTTTCGCGGCGCGCTGCTGCTGATCACCCACGATCGCTACTTTCTCGACCAGGTGACCAACCGCATTCTTGAAATTGACCGGGGCGACCTGTATGCCTACGCGGGCAACTACGCCTACTACCTGGAGAAAAAAGCCCTGGCCGAAGCCGCCGACCAGAGCAGCCAAAAGAAGCACGCTGGCGTGCTGCGCCGCGAACTGGAGTGGCTCAAACGCGGCCCCAAGGCCCGCAGCACCAAGCAAAAAGCCCGCATCGATCGCATCGGCGACATGCAGAACCGCGAGTTTAAAGCCTCCCTCGGCAAGGTAGATATCTCCACCGTCGGTCGCCGCATCGGCAAAAAGGTAATCGAGCTAGAGAATGTCTCGAAGCGCTACGGCGATCGCCTGCTATTCAAAGACTTCACCTACGATTTTGCCCCCGACGATCGCATCGGCATCATCGGCCCCAACGGCGTCGGCAAATCGACCCTGATGAACGTGATCACCGGCAGGCTTGCGCCCGACAGCGGCACTGTCGATATCGGCAGCACCATCCACGTCGGCTACTTCGACCAGCACTCCGAGGATCTGTTCGCCAACCCCAGCCAGCGGGTAATCGAGTATCTGAAAGAAACCGCCGAACTGGTCACCACCAGCGACGGCAGCGTGATCACCGCCTCCCAAATGCTGGAGCGGTTTTTGTTCACCTCCAACCAGCAGTACGCCCCCCTCGAAAAGCTCTCCGGCGGCGAGCGGCGGCGGCTGTTTTTGCTGCGGGTGCTGCTCTCGGCCCCAAACTTGCTCATTCTCGACGAGCCCACCAACGACCTCGATGTGCAAACCCTCGGCGTGCTCGAAGAATACCTGGAGGAGTTTAACGGCTGCGTGATTGTGGTTTCCCACGATCGCTACTTTCTCGATCGCACCGTCAACACCATCTTTGCCTTTGAGGGCGACGGCGTGCTGCGCAACTACCCCGGCAACTACTCGGTCTATTTAGACTACAAAAAAGCCGCCGCCGATACCGAGAAGCCAGATGAAAAGCAGGTAGCCAACAAATCCCAGGCTGTCTCTGCTCAAACGGCAGCTAAAGCAGACTCAAGCGCCGACGCCAAAGCCAAAAAGCTCTCCTACAAAGAAAAGCGCGAGTACGAGCAGCTCGAAACTCAAATTCCCGCGCTGGAAGCCGAAAAAGCAGCGCTGGAAAAGCAGCTCTACAACAACCCCCCCAGCGACTACAGCGAGGTGGCTAAACTTTCGGAGCGCCTGGGAGAACTCACCGCCACCATTGATTCCTCGACCGAGCGCTGGATGGAGTTGGCAGAACGCATGGCGTAATCACCGCTTAGAAATTGATATCTGGGACAGGGCTGCCTACGGCCTTAGAATACCCACGGAAATTGCGGCTGTCAGCAAAATTTATAGTCGTAGTTATTCGGGTAAACGTTTTAACGTTAAACCGTTTATCTAAAAACGTCTCAACGCACTCGCTGTGGCTATAAAGAGCGGCTCAGCGCATCTTTGGAAATAGGTGAAGCTCTGCACA contains:
- a CDS encoding diguanylate cyclase is translated as MSHDQAPTSPRATGAKEILVVDDTPSNLRLLLVALSSEGYQVRCAKSAALALTRVQAALPDLVLLDIRMPQMNGYEFCTRLKADARTREIPVIFLSVLDGVEDKVRAFGLGGVDYIAKPYQIDEVLARVRYQFQARQQQQQLQVENDRLRQENAEQQQSLTRLEQSYQMLSQVLNSLADGVAAFRALRNQQGEIEDFQWLLGNAALADWLGRSPAELAGATLSEILTRCPNDDVLNLFIQVVEQHETLQYELLCEPDGEIPLWFELMAIRLGDGLVARLKNITEYHQVVTQMQTTINELQILTTQDGLTQIANRRAFNQYLEMEWQRLTRTREPLSLIMGDIDHFKRFNDLCGHGVGDECLRQVAAAIASVVKRPADLVARYGGEEFAILLPQTTLQGAARVADQVLGAIAHLRLVVPRVECERVSLSLGVASQIPGSPRTIDMLLAEADRALYRAKGQGGNRVCLSEPAPEPGDGARFEVAYDEEE
- a CDS encoding ABC-F family ATP-binding cassette domain-containing protein — its product is MTLFTLRSATKDFGIKEILRDASFSLDEGDKVGLIGTNGSGKSTLLKMIAGLEPFDGGEFWVNPGAKIVYLPQQPDFEADRTVLEQVFADAGEQMALIREYEDISHHLAQGTGNADALMARLSTVSEKIAAADAWDLETNAKVILSRLGIDDFDARVGDLSGGYRKRVAIAAALLADPDALLMDEPTNHLDAESVEWLQSYLSGFRGALLLITHDRYFLDQVTNRILEIDRGDLYAYAGNYAYYLEKKALAEAADQSSQKKHAGVLRRELEWLKRGPKARSTKQKARIDRIGDMQNREFKASLGKVDISTVGRRIGKKVIELENVSKRYGDRLLFKDFTYDFAPDDRIGIIGPNGVGKSTLMNVITGRLAPDSGTVDIGSTIHVGYFDQHSEDLFANPSQRVIEYLKETAELVTTSDGSVITASQMLERFLFTSNQQYAPLEKLSGGERRRLFLLRVLLSAPNLLILDEPTNDLDVQTLGVLEEYLEEFNGCVIVVSHDRYFLDRTVNTIFAFEGDGVLRNYPGNYSVYLDYKKAAADTEKPDEKQVANKSQAVSAQTAAKADSSADAKAKKLSYKEKREYEQLETQIPALEAEKAALEKQLYNNPPSDYSEVAKLSERLGELTATIDSSTERWMELAERMA